In Phlebotomus papatasi isolate M1 chromosome 1, Ppap_2.1, whole genome shotgun sequence, the following proteins share a genomic window:
- the LOC129799542 gene encoding trypsin 5G1-like isoform X1, producing MLHYAIILGLILSLSIVNAAVLPVFPFLNNFNKIVGGKPINIEEVPYQVSLNLNDFGLQHFCGGSILSEKFIMTAAHCTFPGESIDVTPYINVRTGSSYSESQGSLHRVKTIHRHSLYNATDYDYDFCILELQDLIQYDNTRRPIQLPKAGEDIENETILLTSGWGATQNVAESNDHLRAVEVPKMDQFECTLKYLFQNIITDRMFCAGVRGGGKDACQGIFLVILVAQLLRLVPMVHVSLELFLGVLDVLFLNTRESMEDFLGYAIGSHKSLTCKMDQSE from the exons ATGTTGCACTACGCGATTATTCTTGGACTTATACTCAGTCTCAGCATTGTTAATGCTGCAGTACTTCCTGTATTtccttttctaaataattttaataaaattgtgggCGGGAAGCCGATAAATATCGAAGAAGTTCCTTATCAAGTGTCACTAAACTTAAACGACTTTGGATTACAACATTTTTGTGGTGGTTCCATTCTCAGTGAGAAATTCATCATGACTGCTGCTCACTGCACATT TCCCGGAGAATCTATAGACGTCACACCATACATCAATGTTCGCACTGGATCGAGCTATAGTGAAAGTCAAGGATCTCTTCATCGTGTAAAGACTATTCACCGTCACAGTCTTTACAATGCTACAGACTATGACTATGACTTCTGTATCCTTGAGCTACAGGATCTAATCCAATACGATAACACGCGTCGTCCAATTCAACTTCCCAAAGCAGGGGAAGACATTGAAAATGAAACCATTTTGTTAACTTCCGGATGGGGGGCTACGCAAAACGTCGCAGAGTCTAATGATCACCTTCGCGCTGTTGAGGTGCCGAAAATGGATCAGTTTGAGTGTACTCTtaagtatttatttcaaaacatCATAACAGATAGGATGTTCTGTGCCGGAGTGAGGGGAGGAGGAAAGGATGCCTGTCAGGGTATTTTTCTT GTGATTCTGGTGGCCCAATTGTTAAGACTGGTACCGATGGTCCACGTCTCGTTGGAGTTGTTTCTTGGGGTGTTGGATGTGCTCTTCCTCAATACCCGGGAGTCTATGGAAGACTTTCTAGGGTACGCGATTGGATCACACAAATCACTGACCTGTAAAATGGACCAAAGTGAATGA
- the LOC129799541 gene encoding mitochondrial import inner membrane translocase subunit Tim13 yields the protein MDPSSLSSAQKDELMDTVKQQVAVAHAQELLGKMTEKCFRKCINKPGTSLDSSEQKCIAMCMDRYMDSWNLISRTYAARLQRERSNM from the exons ATGGACCCAAGTAGCCTATCTTCAGCGCAAAAGGATGAGCTGATGGATACTGTGAAACAGCAAGTTGCTGTTGCTCATGCACAGGAATTACTAGGG AAAATGACTGAAAAATGCTTCAGAAAGTGCATTAATAAACCCGGAACATCCCTAGACTCCTCCGAACAA AAATGCATTGCAATGTGCATGGATCGTTATATGGATTCATGGAATCTTATTTCCCGCACATACGCTGCCAGACTTCAACGAGAGCGAAGTAATATGTAA
- the LOC129799542 gene encoding trypsin 5G1-like isoform X2, producing the protein MLHYAIILGLILSLSIVNAAVLPVFPFLNNFNKIVGGKPINIEEVPYQVSLNLNDFGLQHFCGGSILSEKFIMTAAHCTFPGESIDVTPYINVRTGSSYSESQGSLHRVKTIHRHSLYNATDYDYDFCILELQDLIQYDNTRRPIQLPKAGEDIENETILLTSGWGATQNVAESNDHLRAVEVPKMDQFECTLKYLFQNIITDRMFCAGVRGGGKDACQGDSGGPIVKTGTDGPRLVGVVSWGVGCALPQYPGVYGRLSRVRDWITQITDL; encoded by the exons ATGTTGCACTACGCGATTATTCTTGGACTTATACTCAGTCTCAGCATTGTTAATGCTGCAGTACTTCCTGTATTtccttttctaaataattttaataaaattgtgggCGGGAAGCCGATAAATATCGAAGAAGTTCCTTATCAAGTGTCACTAAACTTAAACGACTTTGGATTACAACATTTTTGTGGTGGTTCCATTCTCAGTGAGAAATTCATCATGACTGCTGCTCACTGCACATT TCCCGGAGAATCTATAGACGTCACACCATACATCAATGTTCGCACTGGATCGAGCTATAGTGAAAGTCAAGGATCTCTTCATCGTGTAAAGACTATTCACCGTCACAGTCTTTACAATGCTACAGACTATGACTATGACTTCTGTATCCTTGAGCTACAGGATCTAATCCAATACGATAACACGCGTCGTCCAATTCAACTTCCCAAAGCAGGGGAAGACATTGAAAATGAAACCATTTTGTTAACTTCCGGATGGGGGGCTACGCAAAACGTCGCAGAGTCTAATGATCACCTTCGCGCTGTTGAGGTGCCGAAAATGGATCAGTTTGAGTGTACTCTtaagtatttatttcaaaacatCATAACAGATAGGATGTTCTGTGCCGGAGTGAGGGGAGGAGGAAAGGATGCCTGTCAGG GTGATTCTGGTGGCCCAATTGTTAAGACTGGTACCGATGGTCCACGTCTCGTTGGAGTTGTTTCTTGGGGTGTTGGATGTGCTCTTCCTCAATACCCGGGAGTCTATGGAAGACTTTCTAGGGTACGCGATTGGATCACACAAATCACTGACCTGTAA
- the LOC129799540 gene encoding tsukushi-A translates to MRIFLRVFIVTFLSTFLTQGVAMEDDDTPFEPGKEICSRCHCAMHEQPKSSHYLVDCSSKDMHNVPTEWPMDEGSSDIILVASFSGNQINTLHRLPQTDNFLFFSCRHCELKLIEVDAFLDVPKILRLDLSWNQLTGETLRSDTFRGRFNTKYYEPIALEELNLSHNRIRSLERKIFEHLPRLKTLSLAHNPLVELDPMTTGALCSLPTIEHLDFSYMGLSTIPDEIFQKKPKLRELLLQGNNFQSVPESLSLLGKSLKSLYVGVNPIEELTEQSFLGLTNLVHLNISFMPKLLEVKEHTFSQLKHLEMLISSDNPRMAKFDVESLRWLKSLRELHLSNCSLETLNIAAKVDDENEEVDFPKLRLLKLEHNPWHCDCRLLRTLLELEHHGRKGFYSDDRARCTTPYDLSGILLSDLFQEPLCTMQEMKRTPRIPIYEPAPFLRPKSILLSVFSVIAVVIIGLAVGCAIVCIKKKLKQSDFGFTTPVRYTTVRESFSTTTSVA, encoded by the exons ATGAGGATTTTTCTGCGAGTTTTT ATTGTCACATTTCTCTCCACCTTCCTCACCCAAGGAGTTGCAATGGAAGACGATGATACTCCATTTGAGCCTGGGAAGGAAATATGCTCCCGATGTCACTGTGCCATGCACGAACAGCCCAAATCCAGTCACTATCTTGTGGATTGTTCATCAAAGGATATGCACAATGTCCCTACAGAATGGCCCATGGACGAGGGATCTTCTG ATATCATCCTCGTGGCATCTTTCTCCGGAAATCAGATAAACACCCTGCATCGTCTTCCTCAAACGGACAATTTTCTCTTCTTCAGCTGTCGCCACTGTGAACTGAAACTAATTGAAGTGGATGCATTTCTAGACGTGCCAAAGATTCTCCGATTGGATCTCAGTTGGAATCAACTCACGGGGGAAACTCTGAGATCCGATACTTTTAGGGGGCGTTTTAACACCAAATACTACGAACCAATTGCCCTGGAAGAGCTCAATTTGAGCCACAATCGAATAAGATCGCTTGAAAGGAAGATTTTTGAGCATTTACCACGACTGAAGACTCTATCCCTGGCTCACAATCCTCTTGTTGAACTTGATCCTATGACCACTGGGGCACTCTGTTCGCTGCCAACAATTGAG CACTTGGACTTCTCCTACATGGGCTTGTCAACCATCCCTGATGAGATCTTCCAGAAGAAACCCAAACTCCGAGAACTTCTGCTGCAGggaaataattttcaatcagTCCCTGAGAGTCTCTCCCTCCTGGGCAAATCTCTCAAATCCCTCTACGTTGGGGTAAATCCCATTGAAGAGCTGACAGAGCAGAGTTTCCTCGGACTGACCAATTTGGTGCACCTCAACATTAGCTTCATGCCAAAATTGCTGGAAGTGAAGGAACACACTTTCTCCCAGCTGAAACACCTTGAAATGCTGATATCCAGTGATAATCCTCGAATGGCCAAATTTGATGTTGAAAGCCTGAGATGGCTGAAATCCCTAAGAGAACTTCATCTATCAAATTGTTCCCTGGAAACCCTCAATATTGCTGCCAAAGTTGACGATGAGAATGAAGAAGTGGACTTCCCTAAGCTAAGACTCTTAAAACTCGAACACAATCCCTGGCACTGTGACTGTAGACTTCTCAGAACCCTCCTGGAGCTTGAGCATCATGGCAGAAAGGGGTTCTACAGTGATGATCGTGCAAGATGTACCACTCCCTATGACCTATCCGGAATCCTCCTATCAGATCTCTTCCAGGAACCCCTATGTACAATGCAAGAGATGAAGAGAACCCCTCGAATTCCCATCTATGAACCAGCTCCCTTCCTAAGGCCCAAATCCATTCTCTTATCCGTTTTCTCAGTGATTGCTGTCGTTATCATTGGTCTGGCTGTTGGATGTGCCATTGTGTGCATCAAGAAGAAGCTCAAACAGAGTGATTTTGGATTTACAACACCCGTTCGCTACACAACAGTCCGGGAAAGTTTCAGTACAACCACATCTGTTGCCTAA